The following coding sequences are from one Bos indicus x Bos taurus breed Angus x Brahman F1 hybrid chromosome 5, Bos_hybrid_MaternalHap_v2.0, whole genome shotgun sequence window:
- the IFFO1 gene encoding intermediate filament family orphan 1 isoform X4 produces the protein MNPLFGPNLFLLQQEQQGLTGPLGDPLGGDHLAGGGDVPPAPLAPAGPAPYSPPGPGPAPPAAMALRNDLGSNINVLKTLNLRFRCFLAKVHELERRNRLLEKQLQQALEEGKQGRRGLPRRDQAVQTGFVSPVRPLGLPLGSRPAAVCTPSARVLGSPARSPAGPLAPSAACQPALSTSASTAYSSSARFMPGTIWSFSHARRLGPGLEPTLVQGPGLSWVHPDGVGVQIDTITPEIRALYNVLAKVKRERDEYKRRWEEEYTVRLQLQERVNELQEEAQEADACQEELAMKVEQLKAELVVFKGLMSNNLTELDTKIQEKAMKVDMDICRRIDITAKLCDLAQQRNCEDMIKMFQKKLSLHLSPIKVPSMGGRKRERKAVEEDTSLAESDGPRRPDGDEEESTALSINEEMQRMLNQLREYDFEDDCDSLTWEETEETLLLWEDFSGYALAATEAPGEQPEDSLEKVIKDTESLFKTREKEYQETIDQIELELATAKNDMNRHLHEYMEMCSMKRGLDVQMETCRRLITQSGDRLLLSLRSRLATRRHRRQARLRTPIAMSPPTAP, from the exons ATGAATCCGTTATTCGGCCCcaacctcttcctcctccagcaggagcagcagggccTGACCGGACCGCTGGGGGACCCCTTAGGAGGCGACCACTTGGCCGGCGGCGGGGACGTGCCCCCGGCGCCGCTCGCCCCGGCCGGCCCTGCTCCCTACTCGCCGCCGGGGCCGGGCCCGGCGCCCCCCGCCGCCATGGCGCTCCGCAACGACCTGGGCTCCAACATCAACGTGCTCAAGACCCTCAACCTCCGCTTCCGCTGCTTCCTGGCCAAGGTGCACGAGCTGGAGCGCCGCAACCGACTGCTGGAGAAGCAGCTGCAGCAGGCGCTGGAGGAGGGTAAGCAGGGCCGGCGGGGCCTGCCTCGCCGCGACCAGGCCGTGCAGACCGGCTTCGTCAGCCCCGTCCGACCCCTGGGGCTGCCCCTGGGCTCCCGGCCGGCCGCCGTCTGCACCCCGTCGGCGCGGGTCCTGGGCTCGCCGGCGCGCTCACCGGCTGGCCCTCTCGCGCCGTCCGCGGCCTGCCAGCCAGCGCTCTCCACCTCCGCCTCCACCGCCTACTCCTCGTCGGCCCGCTTCATGCCCGGCACCATCTGGTCCTTCTCTCACGCCCGCCGGCTCGGGCCGGGACTGGAGCCCACTCTGGTGCAAGGGCCTGGCCTGTCGTGGGTGCACCCCGACGGGGTGGGCGTCCAGATCGACACCATCACGCCCGAGATCCGCGCGCTCTACAACGTGCTGGCCAAAGTGAAGCGCGAGCGGGATGAGTACAAGCGGAG GTGGGAAGAGGAGTACACGGTGCGGTTACAGCTGCAGGAGCGCGTGAACGAGCTCCAGGAG GAAGCCCAGGAGGCTGATGCCTGCCAGGAGGAGCTGGCCATGAAGGTGGAACAGCTGAAGGCAGAGCTGGTGGTCTTCAAGGGGCTCATGAGCAAT AACCTGACCGAGCTGGACACGAAGATCCAGGAGAAGGCCATGAAGGTGGACATGGACATCTGCCGCCGCATTGACATCACTGCCAAGCTCTGTGACTTGGCTCAGCAGCGCAACTGCGAGGACATGATCAAGATGTTCCAG AAGAAGCTG TCTCTGCACTTGTCTCCCATTAAGGTCCCGTCCATGGGGGGGCGGAAGCGGGAGCGCAAGGCCGTGGAGGAGGACACCTCCCTAGCGGAGAGTGATGGGCCGCGCCGCCCCGACGGGGATGAGGAGGAGAGCACGGCCCTCAGCATCAACGAGGAGATGCAGCGCATGCTGAACCAGCT GAGGGAGTATGATTTTGAGGACGACTGTGACAGCCTGACTTGGGAGGAGACGGAGGAGACCCTGCTGCTCTGGGAGGATTTCTCGGGCTATGCCTTGGCCGCCACAGAGGCCCCGGGAGAG CAGCCAGAAGACAGTTTGGAGAAGGTGATTAAAGACACTGAGTCCCTCTTCAAAACCCGGGAGAAAGAATATCAGGAAACCATTGACCAGATCGAG CTGGAGCTGGCCACAGCCAAGAACGACATGAACCGCCACCTGCACGAGTACATGGAGATGTGCAGCATGAAGCGGGGCCTGGATGTGCAGATGGAGACCTGCCGCCGGCTCATCACCCAGTCCGGGGACCG TCTCCTGCTTTCACTGCGGTCCCGCTTAGCGacccgccgccaccgccgccaaGCGAGGCTGAGGACTCCGATCGCGATGTCTCCTCCGACGGCGCCATGA
- the IFFO1 gene encoding intermediate filament family orphan 1 isoform X6: protein MNPLFGPNLFLLQQEQQGLTGPLGDPLGGDHLAGGGDVPPAPLAPAGPAPYSPPGPGPAPPAAMALRNDLGSNINVLKTLNLRFRCFLAKVHELERRNRLLEKQLQQALEEGKQGRRGLPRRDQAVQTGFVSPVRPLGLPLGSRPAAVCTPSARVLGSPARSPAGPLAPSAACQPALSTSASTAYSSSARFMPGTIWSFSHARRLGPGLEPTLVQGPGLSWVHPDGVGVQIDTITPEIRALYNVLAKVKRERDEYKRRWEEEYTVRLQLQERVNELQEEAQEADACQEELAMKVEQLKAELVVFKGLMSNNLTELDTKIQEKAMKVDMDICRRIDITAKLCDLAQQRNCEDMIKMFQKLVPSMGGRKRERKAVEEDTSLAESDGPRRPDGDEEESTALSINEEMQRMLNQLREYDFEDDCDSLTWEETEETLLLWEDFSGYALAATEAPGEQPEDSLEKVIKDTESLFKTREKEYQETIDQIELELATAKNDMNRHLHEYMEMCSMKRGLDVQMETCRRLITQSGDRKSPAFTAVPLSDPPPPPPSEAEDSDRDVSSDGAMR from the exons ATGAATCCGTTATTCGGCCCcaacctcttcctcctccagcaggagcagcagggccTGACCGGACCGCTGGGGGACCCCTTAGGAGGCGACCACTTGGCCGGCGGCGGGGACGTGCCCCCGGCGCCGCTCGCCCCGGCCGGCCCTGCTCCCTACTCGCCGCCGGGGCCGGGCCCGGCGCCCCCCGCCGCCATGGCGCTCCGCAACGACCTGGGCTCCAACATCAACGTGCTCAAGACCCTCAACCTCCGCTTCCGCTGCTTCCTGGCCAAGGTGCACGAGCTGGAGCGCCGCAACCGACTGCTGGAGAAGCAGCTGCAGCAGGCGCTGGAGGAGGGTAAGCAGGGCCGGCGGGGCCTGCCTCGCCGCGACCAGGCCGTGCAGACCGGCTTCGTCAGCCCCGTCCGACCCCTGGGGCTGCCCCTGGGCTCCCGGCCGGCCGCCGTCTGCACCCCGTCGGCGCGGGTCCTGGGCTCGCCGGCGCGCTCACCGGCTGGCCCTCTCGCGCCGTCCGCGGCCTGCCAGCCAGCGCTCTCCACCTCCGCCTCCACCGCCTACTCCTCGTCGGCCCGCTTCATGCCCGGCACCATCTGGTCCTTCTCTCACGCCCGCCGGCTCGGGCCGGGACTGGAGCCCACTCTGGTGCAAGGGCCTGGCCTGTCGTGGGTGCACCCCGACGGGGTGGGCGTCCAGATCGACACCATCACGCCCGAGATCCGCGCGCTCTACAACGTGCTGGCCAAAGTGAAGCGCGAGCGGGATGAGTACAAGCGGAG GTGGGAAGAGGAGTACACGGTGCGGTTACAGCTGCAGGAGCGCGTGAACGAGCTCCAGGAG GAAGCCCAGGAGGCTGATGCCTGCCAGGAGGAGCTGGCCATGAAGGTGGAACAGCTGAAGGCAGAGCTGGTGGTCTTCAAGGGGCTCATGAGCAAT AACCTGACCGAGCTGGACACGAAGATCCAGGAGAAGGCCATGAAGGTGGACATGGACATCTGCCGCCGCATTGACATCACTGCCAAGCTCTGTGACTTGGCTCAGCAGCGCAACTGCGAGGACATGATCAAGATGTTCCAG AAGCTG GTCCCGTCCATGGGGGGGCGGAAGCGGGAGCGCAAGGCCGTGGAGGAGGACACCTCCCTAGCGGAGAGTGATGGGCCGCGCCGCCCCGACGGGGATGAGGAGGAGAGCACGGCCCTCAGCATCAACGAGGAGATGCAGCGCATGCTGAACCAGCT GAGGGAGTATGATTTTGAGGACGACTGTGACAGCCTGACTTGGGAGGAGACGGAGGAGACCCTGCTGCTCTGGGAGGATTTCTCGGGCTATGCCTTGGCCGCCACAGAGGCCCCGGGAGAG CAGCCAGAAGACAGTTTGGAGAAGGTGATTAAAGACACTGAGTCCCTCTTCAAAACCCGGGAGAAAGAATATCAGGAAACCATTGACCAGATCGAG CTGGAGCTGGCCACAGCCAAGAACGACATGAACCGCCACCTGCACGAGTACATGGAGATGTGCAGCATGAAGCGGGGCCTGGATGTGCAGATGGAGACCTGCCGCCGGCTCATCACCCAGTCCGGGGACCG AAAGTCTCCTGCTTTCACTGCGGTCCCGCTTAGCGacccgccgccaccgccgccaaGCGAGGCTGAGGACTCCGATCGCGATGTCTCCTCCGACGGCGCCATGAGATAG
- the IFFO1 gene encoding intermediate filament family orphan 1 isoform X9: MNPLFGPNLFLLQQEQQGLTGPLGDPLGGDHLAGGGDVPPAPLAPAGPAPYSPPGPGPAPPAAMALRNDLGSNINVLKTLNLRFRCFLAKVHELERRNRLLEKQLQQALEEGKQGRRGLPRRDQAVQTGFVSPVRPLGLPLGSRPAAVCTPSARVLGSPARSPAGPLAPSAACQPALSTSASTAYSSSARFMPGTIWSFSHARRLGPGLEPTLVQGPGLSWVHPDGVGVQIDTITPEIRALYNVLAKVKRERDEYKRRWEEEYTVRLQLQERVNELQEEAQEADACQEELAMKVEQLKAELVVFKGLMSNNLTELDTKIQEKAMKVDMDICRRIDITAKLCDLAQQRNCEDMIKMFQVPSMGGRKRERKAVEEDTSLAESDGPRRPDGDEEESTALSINEEMQRMLNQLREYDFEDDCDSLTWEETEETLLLWEDFSGYALAATEAPGEPEDSLEKVIKDTESLFKTREKEYQETIDQIELELATAKNDMNRHLHEYMEMCSMKRGLDVQMETCRRLITQSGDRKSPAFTAVPLSDPPPPPPSEAEDSDRDVSSDGAMR; this comes from the exons ATGAATCCGTTATTCGGCCCcaacctcttcctcctccagcaggagcagcagggccTGACCGGACCGCTGGGGGACCCCTTAGGAGGCGACCACTTGGCCGGCGGCGGGGACGTGCCCCCGGCGCCGCTCGCCCCGGCCGGCCCTGCTCCCTACTCGCCGCCGGGGCCGGGCCCGGCGCCCCCCGCCGCCATGGCGCTCCGCAACGACCTGGGCTCCAACATCAACGTGCTCAAGACCCTCAACCTCCGCTTCCGCTGCTTCCTGGCCAAGGTGCACGAGCTGGAGCGCCGCAACCGACTGCTGGAGAAGCAGCTGCAGCAGGCGCTGGAGGAGGGTAAGCAGGGCCGGCGGGGCCTGCCTCGCCGCGACCAGGCCGTGCAGACCGGCTTCGTCAGCCCCGTCCGACCCCTGGGGCTGCCCCTGGGCTCCCGGCCGGCCGCCGTCTGCACCCCGTCGGCGCGGGTCCTGGGCTCGCCGGCGCGCTCACCGGCTGGCCCTCTCGCGCCGTCCGCGGCCTGCCAGCCAGCGCTCTCCACCTCCGCCTCCACCGCCTACTCCTCGTCGGCCCGCTTCATGCCCGGCACCATCTGGTCCTTCTCTCACGCCCGCCGGCTCGGGCCGGGACTGGAGCCCACTCTGGTGCAAGGGCCTGGCCTGTCGTGGGTGCACCCCGACGGGGTGGGCGTCCAGATCGACACCATCACGCCCGAGATCCGCGCGCTCTACAACGTGCTGGCCAAAGTGAAGCGCGAGCGGGATGAGTACAAGCGGAG GTGGGAAGAGGAGTACACGGTGCGGTTACAGCTGCAGGAGCGCGTGAACGAGCTCCAGGAG GAAGCCCAGGAGGCTGATGCCTGCCAGGAGGAGCTGGCCATGAAGGTGGAACAGCTGAAGGCAGAGCTGGTGGTCTTCAAGGGGCTCATGAGCAAT AACCTGACCGAGCTGGACACGAAGATCCAGGAGAAGGCCATGAAGGTGGACATGGACATCTGCCGCCGCATTGACATCACTGCCAAGCTCTGTGACTTGGCTCAGCAGCGCAACTGCGAGGACATGATCAAGATGTTCCAG GTCCCGTCCATGGGGGGGCGGAAGCGGGAGCGCAAGGCCGTGGAGGAGGACACCTCCCTAGCGGAGAGTGATGGGCCGCGCCGCCCCGACGGGGATGAGGAGGAGAGCACGGCCCTCAGCATCAACGAGGAGATGCAGCGCATGCTGAACCAGCT GAGGGAGTATGATTTTGAGGACGACTGTGACAGCCTGACTTGGGAGGAGACGGAGGAGACCCTGCTGCTCTGGGAGGATTTCTCGGGCTATGCCTTGGCCGCCACAGAGGCCCCGGGAGAG CCAGAAGACAGTTTGGAGAAGGTGATTAAAGACACTGAGTCCCTCTTCAAAACCCGGGAGAAAGAATATCAGGAAACCATTGACCAGATCGAG CTGGAGCTGGCCACAGCCAAGAACGACATGAACCGCCACCTGCACGAGTACATGGAGATGTGCAGCATGAAGCGGGGCCTGGATGTGCAGATGGAGACCTGCCGCCGGCTCATCACCCAGTCCGGGGACCG AAAGTCTCCTGCTTTCACTGCGGTCCCGCTTAGCGacccgccgccaccgccgccaaGCGAGGCTGAGGACTCCGATCGCGATGTCTCCTCCGACGGCGCCATGAGATAG
- the IFFO1 gene encoding intermediate filament family orphan 1 isoform X7: protein MNPLFGPNLFLLQQEQQGLTGPLGDPLGGDHLAGGGDVPPAPLAPAGPAPYSPPGPGPAPPAAMALRNDLGSNINVLKTLNLRFRCFLAKVHELERRNRLLEKQLQQALEEGKQGRRGLPRRDQAVQTGFVSPVRPLGLPLGSRPAAVCTPSARVLGSPARSPAGPLAPSAACQPALSTSASTAYSSSARFMPGTIWSFSHARRLGPGLEPTLVQGPGLSWVHPDGVGVQIDTITPEIRALYNVLAKVKRERDEYKRRWEEEYTVRLQLQERVNELQEEAQEADACQEELAMKVEQLKAELVVFKGLMSNNLTELDTKIQEKAMKVDMDICRRIDITAKLCDLAQQRNCEDMIKMFQKKLVPSMGGRKRERKAVEEDTSLAESDGPRRPDGDEEESTALSINEEMQRMLNQLREYDFEDDCDSLTWEETEETLLLWEDFSGYALAATEAPGEPEDSLEKVIKDTESLFKTREKEYQETIDQIELELATAKNDMNRHLHEYMEMCSMKRGLDVQMETCRRLITQSGDRKSPAFTAVPLSDPPPPPPSEAEDSDRDVSSDGAMR, encoded by the exons ATGAATCCGTTATTCGGCCCcaacctcttcctcctccagcaggagcagcagggccTGACCGGACCGCTGGGGGACCCCTTAGGAGGCGACCACTTGGCCGGCGGCGGGGACGTGCCCCCGGCGCCGCTCGCCCCGGCCGGCCCTGCTCCCTACTCGCCGCCGGGGCCGGGCCCGGCGCCCCCCGCCGCCATGGCGCTCCGCAACGACCTGGGCTCCAACATCAACGTGCTCAAGACCCTCAACCTCCGCTTCCGCTGCTTCCTGGCCAAGGTGCACGAGCTGGAGCGCCGCAACCGACTGCTGGAGAAGCAGCTGCAGCAGGCGCTGGAGGAGGGTAAGCAGGGCCGGCGGGGCCTGCCTCGCCGCGACCAGGCCGTGCAGACCGGCTTCGTCAGCCCCGTCCGACCCCTGGGGCTGCCCCTGGGCTCCCGGCCGGCCGCCGTCTGCACCCCGTCGGCGCGGGTCCTGGGCTCGCCGGCGCGCTCACCGGCTGGCCCTCTCGCGCCGTCCGCGGCCTGCCAGCCAGCGCTCTCCACCTCCGCCTCCACCGCCTACTCCTCGTCGGCCCGCTTCATGCCCGGCACCATCTGGTCCTTCTCTCACGCCCGCCGGCTCGGGCCGGGACTGGAGCCCACTCTGGTGCAAGGGCCTGGCCTGTCGTGGGTGCACCCCGACGGGGTGGGCGTCCAGATCGACACCATCACGCCCGAGATCCGCGCGCTCTACAACGTGCTGGCCAAAGTGAAGCGCGAGCGGGATGAGTACAAGCGGAG GTGGGAAGAGGAGTACACGGTGCGGTTACAGCTGCAGGAGCGCGTGAACGAGCTCCAGGAG GAAGCCCAGGAGGCTGATGCCTGCCAGGAGGAGCTGGCCATGAAGGTGGAACAGCTGAAGGCAGAGCTGGTGGTCTTCAAGGGGCTCATGAGCAAT AACCTGACCGAGCTGGACACGAAGATCCAGGAGAAGGCCATGAAGGTGGACATGGACATCTGCCGCCGCATTGACATCACTGCCAAGCTCTGTGACTTGGCTCAGCAGCGCAACTGCGAGGACATGATCAAGATGTTCCAG AAGAAGCTG GTCCCGTCCATGGGGGGGCGGAAGCGGGAGCGCAAGGCCGTGGAGGAGGACACCTCCCTAGCGGAGAGTGATGGGCCGCGCCGCCCCGACGGGGATGAGGAGGAGAGCACGGCCCTCAGCATCAACGAGGAGATGCAGCGCATGCTGAACCAGCT GAGGGAGTATGATTTTGAGGACGACTGTGACAGCCTGACTTGGGAGGAGACGGAGGAGACCCTGCTGCTCTGGGAGGATTTCTCGGGCTATGCCTTGGCCGCCACAGAGGCCCCGGGAGAG CCAGAAGACAGTTTGGAGAAGGTGATTAAAGACACTGAGTCCCTCTTCAAAACCCGGGAGAAAGAATATCAGGAAACCATTGACCAGATCGAG CTGGAGCTGGCCACAGCCAAGAACGACATGAACCGCCACCTGCACGAGTACATGGAGATGTGCAGCATGAAGCGGGGCCTGGATGTGCAGATGGAGACCTGCCGCCGGCTCATCACCCAGTCCGGGGACCG AAAGTCTCCTGCTTTCACTGCGGTCCCGCTTAGCGacccgccgccaccgccgccaaGCGAGGCTGAGGACTCCGATCGCGATGTCTCCTCCGACGGCGCCATGAGATAG